One window of the SAR324 cluster bacterium genome contains the following:
- a CDS encoding glycoside hydrolase family 32 protein translates to MISLSDDLVLNYHIMHPGGASEPADPNGALFYKNKYHLHYILQHDYRLRDNSKKSYSFIHITSDNLINWHWEKTTLQPSFTGHGMFSGTGFFTKSGIPAIIYHGEATGNNFIVTANDNELNSWNPPLAVQVATLPDGHHDRWDPDCFIIGDHYYSISSGREQKLFRSSDLYDWQYVGNFLANETADVVYGEDISCPNFFKLGGKWILLCISHSFGCRYYIGDWDFSSEQFVPTHHYRLNWPAPDADLVSTTNRDFFAPESLVTPDNRRVMWAWLRDKSIRSLSIQSLPRELSLLNSTQLAFNPLKELQSLRFANQLFSNITIIPEPANHSGYDIYKVTEIDCDSFEISLRINSDQFYRKRFGIFLFGSDRSSGLQILFSRESGCIHLGKKIIPFNYDLVVNKSIFDLRIFADKYLIEVFFDEYLFGSVVYFDYVRGNEFLVYAYGNKLNINAIEFWKLRKCNQGFLAAKENLIWQPDILT, encoded by the coding sequence ATGATTTCTTTATCTGATGACCTTGTTCTTAATTATCATATTATGCATCCAGGTGGTGCTAGTGAACCTGCAGATCCTAACGGAGCTCTTTTTTACAAGAATAAATATCATCTTCACTATATTTTACAGCATGACTATCGATTAAGAGATAATTCCAAGAAATCTTACTCATTTATTCACATTACAAGTGACAACTTAATAAACTGGCATTGGGAAAAAACTACTTTACAGCCATCTTTTACTGGCCATGGGATGTTTAGTGGCACGGGCTTTTTTACCAAATCTGGTATTCCAGCAATCATATATCATGGTGAAGCCACTGGTAATAATTTTATAGTTACAGCAAATGATAACGAGTTAAATTCTTGGAACCCACCTTTAGCTGTCCAAGTAGCTACTTTGCCTGATGGTCATCATGATCGCTGGGATCCTGATTGTTTTATAATCGGTGACCACTACTATTCAATATCTAGCGGTAGAGAACAGAAATTATTCAGATCTTCAGACTTATATGATTGGCAATACGTTGGAAATTTCTTGGCTAATGAAACTGCTGATGTTGTTTATGGTGAGGACATTTCGTGTCCCAACTTTTTTAAACTTGGAGGAAAATGGATTCTACTATGTATAAGTCATTCTTTTGGATGTAGATATTACATAGGTGATTGGGATTTTTCTTCTGAACAGTTTGTTCCTACACATCATTATAGACTTAACTGGCCCGCACCTGATGCTGATTTAGTTAGTACAACGAACCGTGATTTCTTCGCACCTGAATCTCTGGTGACCCCCGATAATAGACGTGTTATGTGGGCATGGCTCAGAGACAAATCAATTCGTTCTCTATCAATTCAATCCTTGCCCCGTGAACTATCCCTTTTGAACAGTACTCAACTCGCTTTTAATCCTCTGAAAGAACTTCAATCATTAAGATTTGCGAACCAGTTATTCAGCAATATTACTATTATCCCTGAGCCTGCAAATCATAGCGGATATGATATTTACAAAGTAACTGAAATTGATTGTGATTCCTTCGAAATCTCATTGAGAATAAATTCTGATCAGTTTTACAGGAAACGTTTTGGAATTTTTCTTTTTGGCTCAGATAGATCCTCAGGTTTACAGATTCTCTTCTCTAGAGAATCTGGATGTATTCACTTAGGAAAAAAGATTATTCCATTCAACTATGATCTTGTTGTTAATAAATCTATATTTGATTTAAGGATTTTTGCCGATAAATATTTAATTGAAGTTTTTTTTGATGAGTATTTGTTTGGGAGCGTGGTCTATTTTGATTATGTTAGAGGTAATGAATTTCTAGTTTATGCTTATGGTAACAAATTAAATATTAATGCTATAGAATTTTGGAAGCTTAGAAAATGTAATCAAGG
- a CDS encoding ATP-binding cassette domain-containing protein encodes MSGAEYNLLEVRNLMKSFAISKGVFGTNKGYLKAVNDVSFDLQKGESLGIVGESGSGKTTLGRCLIRGIKPTNGSILFRTVDRTMDLSSVDDRTIRNVRKHFHMIFQDPYSSLNPTMNVLELVKEPLIYNDLATGERANELVFSMLEEVGLEKKHAHRYAHAFSGGQRQRIGIARSLITKPELIICDEPVSALDVSVQAQILNLLELLKNKFGLTYIFISHDLSVIKHITDRVAVMYVGKIIEIARTDSLFDKPHHPYTEALLSAVPIPDPSHQSKKIILSGEIPNPVSPPKGCFFHPRCRYAQPKCTTEMPVLKSHGNQHYSACHFSDQFGSK; translated from the coding sequence ATGAGTGGAGCAGAATATAATTTACTTGAAGTTCGAAATCTCATGAAGTCTTTTGCTATTTCTAAAGGTGTTTTTGGTACAAATAAGGGTTATCTGAAAGCAGTAAATGATGTTTCATTTGATTTACAAAAAGGTGAATCACTTGGCATTGTTGGTGAGTCTGGATCGGGCAAAACAACTCTTGGAAGATGTTTGATTCGAGGTATCAAACCTACTAATGGTTCCATTCTTTTTAGAACGGTCGATAGAACGATGGATCTTTCTTCTGTTGATGATCGCACGATAAGAAATGTACGCAAACATTTTCATATGATTTTCCAAGATCCTTATTCTTCGCTTAATCCTACAATGAATGTGCTAGAACTTGTTAAAGAACCATTGATTTACAATGATCTTGCAACTGGTGAACGTGCTAACGAATTGGTATTTAGTATGCTCGAAGAGGTGGGCCTTGAAAAAAAACATGCTCACAGGTATGCACATGCTTTTAGCGGTGGTCAACGGCAACGAATTGGTATTGCAAGATCTTTGATTACGAAACCTGAACTTATAATATGTGATGAGCCTGTTTCAGCTCTTGATGTGTCTGTTCAAGCTCAGATCTTAAATCTTCTGGAGTTACTCAAAAATAAGTTTGGGTTGACTTATATTTTCATATCACACGACTTAAGCGTTATTAAACATATTACTGACCGTGTTGCAGTAATGTATGTTGGCAAAATTATTGAAATAGCAAGAACAGATTCTCTGTTTGACAAGCCACATCATCCCTATACAGAAGCACTTCTTTCAGCTGTACCAATTCCTGACCCTTCACACCAGTCCAAGAAAATTATTCTCTCTGGTGAGATACCTAATCCCGTTTCTCCTCCCAAAGGATGTTTCTTTCATCCCAGATGTAGGTATGCCCAACCAAAATGTACAACTGAAATGCCTGTCCTTAAAAGTCATGGAAATCAGCATTATTCTGCTTGTCATTTTTCTGACCAGTTTGGCTCCAAGTAA